A window of Grus americana isolate bGruAme1 chromosome 15, bGruAme1.mat, whole genome shotgun sequence genomic DNA:
TCTCTCTCGAGCGCATCCTGTTACTCAGCAATGGCCGTTACCATCGATAAAACATTCGCTTCTCCCTTTTTAATCCCAACAGTATCTTGGCAAGTGTTCACAGGAATGAAAGTCTCCCTATCATGCAGGGAGATGTTCAGCTTTGTAAAGACACGCTATTTTGCTTAGGTGTAATAACGTGTCGCTTAGAGTGGAGATAACTTCTGGGAGGGATATTGCAAGAGAGAACAACTTGGTCTCGGGTCTGGAGTCGAACAGGGTTAGCTGATGAAACAGAGCTGCTGCATGGGATGCCAGGGAGAAGATGGTGCTCTGTAGGGTAGTTACCTACTGGTATTCCGGTGGTAATTCCTTAGATCACCCAGACACTCCGCTTCATTTAAATCATCTTGTCCCACAGGAACCCTGTACCCAACTTGGATGTCCGAATGACccagaaaattgctttctttcctaCCACAAACCAGGTCAATACTTCAAGTCCTGACCTTCAGGGGTGCCGGGGTGAGGAGAGAGGCACGACAGGAGTCCAAGGCCTTGATCCGACATTCTCAGAGACTCTTGTCACAAGGAATTATGTGGGCTCTGCAAACAGatgaggaaaaccagaaagagcAAACGCTGGTCTGCACAACCTTGACACTGCAATCAATGCTGTAGTTTACCACCAGGAGCAAGTAAATAGCCCCGGAGTTGCATGCTGCATAGCAAACATTGCAGTTTTATCTGGATGACAGGCAGCAATTTGTGGCAAAGGGTAAATCTCTCTTCACTCATGCTTGACATATGGATGGTCTTGTTACATTCCCTGTTCTCAGCAGGTTTATGCATGAATTTAAGGTTAAGCACATGCGTGCCTGTAGGATCACGACCTTCATTTAATATTGCACGGCCCAGCAGACCCATAATTAATCCCTAAGATGTTCAAGTGACAGCTCTTGCTTGCTAATGTCATCCACGCAGAATGGCGAGGTATGTGTAAATTCATAAATTCAGGCTGGTAGTCAGAGATTTTCCAGCCATCAGAGCAGTGAGGCTCCAAGTCAGGTTTCCGGTAGGATGAACAGGACAGATGTTGGCTTGGGCCATTTTAAAGGCAGATTGGGCAGGCCAGGAGAGGGAGGTGCGATGTAGTCACCTGCTCGTTTGGCTGCCCAGGATGGGCTGCGCATGACAGCACCTCAACGCTGCCGTTCCCTTTTACATGCCCAACAGCCCCAGCTGTGGGCTGGCAATCAGCTCCACATGGACAGAGTGCCCCAGGCAAGTCCTCACACCCAGGTCGAGTACCGTCTACCTCAGACATAAGAGTTGCTGCTAATGCCAGCCCTTTCCAAATTCTGggtatttaatctttttatcTAGTTGTTCTGTTACTGAAGATGAGCATGCTCGGTCAGGTTGGATCACACAGGCAACACAACAGGCTGGGTACACTTTACATAAGTTTAATGGGGTTTAATATTCATTCACCAACAGTACAAAGTGTCAGATCTCTGCTATTTAAGGGCCAGAAACATGTCAAACACCCACACAGACAAGCATTGCTCAGAAATAGTTACGCTGTACATCAAACCTGAGTAACTTGAGCACAACCAATAATTTGTCCTGCTACACAtctggggagagaaaagatgagTGTCTTACTAGCTATTCCAGACCCTACAAAAATACATACAGCCATTTCATTTAACCCTCTTTCCTTAAAAGATGCATTTGTGAGATGGATCCCACTGCATGttcaattattttctccttaagCTTTAGCAGCCTATGCACCAGACCGGAATGATACATGGGAAAGgatctttgtattttctttactgATTGAATTACAGGGAACTTGTGGAATAGctgtcctctccctcctttcttcctctgaacaactgaaatgccaGCACAGCTGTACACCTCTGGCACAGCCATACACCTCCAGCGCAGCGTTACACCTCAGCACAGCCATACTCTGCCGGTGCAGCTGCATCCGATTTTGCCCCCTGGTGGAACCCCAGCAAAGATGAGCTGCCAGGAAAGTCTGGTAAGGGCAGAGAAGACAATCTCCCCTCTGCTCGCCATGTGCAAATGCACTGCAGGCAGGTGAACCCAATGGAGATGCAAACAGGATTTGTCCCCAAATGCCTCCCCCGGGCGTGTACAAGGTGAccctgggctgggcagcaggATGGAGAGCACCTGAGAGCTCCCTCCTTGGGagccaggaggagaggaaagtaAAAGGAGCTCTGCCAGTGGGGAATTTTATAAAAGGTCCCTTGTTAAAAACTGGAAGCTGTAACAATCAGCACTGCTGAAGCAACTAAGTCTGATGAGTGGCAGCCACCACCCAGCTGTGGTTGCCCTCAGCACAGCCAGCCAGGGAGACATTTTGCCAGGTATGATGGACCATAGGGGATAGAAAAGGCACAGGGAAACAAGGCAGCCAAGGAAGTGGCACAAGgagcaaaatgtattttgactttcccaccctgctgcagctccagatgGTTGTTTATTTTCCCTAGTATATTAAATTATAGTAGGTTTGAGATACCTCCAAAACGTCAAATCACATTTCATTAGCATGCACAGCCCTTTGCAGCCCCCAGTCCTGCGATTATAGCTCTGAAATGAGGGGaaattgcagagaaaagaactgCCCCCTCCACACCAGCACCCGCTCAGACCTTCGGGACCTCCGCTTCCGAAGCAGACCTGGACTTTCGCCTGCTGgtcaggctgcccaggaccgACTCCTCACTGAAGGCCCCTTCAAATGTCGACAGGATGGATTGGCGAAACTTCTCCTTGAAATCCGGCCCCACAAATACGTACAGGATGGGGTTGATGCAGCTGTTGAAGAAAGCAAGGCTGGAAACCAAGGGGATCCCTATGTAAAGGGCCACTTTCATCTCATGACTGGAAGAGTTTTTGGATATTTCCAGCAAGGAGAAGACGTGATAGGGGaaataacagaggaaaaatgagactgtgacAGCAATGATAATTCTGTATGGCTTCGCAGAGCTGGCTAGCTGCCTTCTTTTCAGCTTGACAGCAACAATGCTGTAGCAGATGAGGATCACTGTAAAAGGGATGAGGAACCCGCATAAGAATCGCGTTATGATCATTGCTTTATGCCGCATCCTCCACAGCCTCCGCGTTGCCTCGGACGTGTAGTCATCAGACAGTGCAAAATTATTATAGCAGCTGGTGATGTTCCTGGAACTGACCGCAG
This region includes:
- the LOC129213166 gene encoding chemerin-like receptor 1, with protein sequence MECVSSSPSPFSASSPTVQSENATAHDYYSGLQKSMHILSMVVYSIACLLGVTGNGLVIWIAGFKMKKTVNSVWFLNLAIADFIFTFFLPLSIAYTALDFHWPFGKLLCKLNSAIAFLNMFASVFLLTVISMDRCVSVAFPIWSHNHRSPELAARIALGTWVLALLLSSPYLVFRDTAVSSRNITSCYNNFALSDDYTSEATRRLWRMRHKAMIITRFLCGFLIPFTVILICYSIVAVKLKRRQLASSAKPYRIIIAVTVSFFLCYFPYHVFSLLEISKNSSSHEMKVALYIGIPLVSSLAFFNSCINPILYVFVGPDFKEKFRQSILSTFEGAFSEESVLGSLTSRRKSRSASEAEVPKV